The Tepidibacter aestuarii genome contains a region encoding:
- the dptH gene encoding DNA phosphorothioation-dependent restriction protein DptH, translating into MSKEFYNYLAKKVIQYFNLVGVKNGERFDIQFEREDEVRALYDEIKIVGETNIFSYKAAEDVEEYKTISFKVSDIDIIVAATIDGIQPDYLTKLRNEVSSNEDDKFRNTAIIFIHNTTLDSIIGGATSFRKEGMPFHIVSITNDIKKDLEKSELTSGQKNIVNFELEKNNSSNDEVTSLLQFEELLKVINKGFIDKAEYKNFGLFFDNQLENFSGNEVETRIKQNAEIFSKVDSIHKFQGDAPTALEKFLDEKGVDLLSDPKTWEDLDFSTIKASIENKKKTKKVQFEGYDLFNIEQENFWDKPNRETVAGNRKRRIIIFNPNNETKLQFSIKFDERISQKEISVDKNQEATVKASGKKIIVEIEHEIGKVSFNTIKLKASENYEFKIVIIDLINNIFKDTEIQTAFNIGKVDKENVITLNTKSDVLTLNTYEVSIENYEIKENREDIYIESLESKIVILNDVDIDENTDFIRVNVNIQGVCIPLAIKDEGHVTVPIGGYNVWIQKREERKDFKYIDSKLVQGSRTYYPKEDLKVNLKREEQFINEGSLFFVEKNSELYGENLEVPGSLKEAYASLINYYKVNRLLPSLAYYNEELSQLAFEYVNEYLNTIDKLEEGGDVKSIHRDLVKVGTIKVENGENQILLTPLHPINVMYQIEIQKQIGSERLHERLAKKLESLYLLPYIAEYKTLYKPIEQNHSKEWKYYVKNDTLKYKSSRKFVAKLVKEKIEEFVQHFSYLFEFSSKSPIKINLINTGDSKEVLQGIIAYYISELKKNIKINDLKEICINIYSEEDTNVFEELSFFQTVDEVENNLKLNLEPLGIGKNYLKEDILSICREKIKFYRKDINSDRYEYCHITFYEMDQNLDEKDSKMNAMITGVSLNGIISGVPSKFINDTYRTGFGNRYMDNSEKNLLLRVATGLNSLYRTVQNEVSYTKLECRTTIISEQDNEKLDKIYNSSNWVTFIEPKVDLKFFKDNAVDKGLLIIHYSDQYTSSSGYDSITVTRKSEQYELIIKEFLEDKEVNITQDSVVDVINCFNAVNGDWLLRLISSNGQFPKEKISIISAIKLSMAYFYHKDIIWIPISLEEVLRVSKGAGLSGSDGLFSVKNLKGEGQYSDDLLLIGIEVCNENLKVHYYPIEVKIGDNSSTVIKKAKKQAYKTRNYLEKHLIEVDDEDETRRFGKKMYRNFMMQLAIVSAEKMKLYNIWEEQNWNLIIDSDTRKKLLNDDYKIVNDLDELIGRGAVMSFKKGITFNDEAKEIEVTKEELGAEYDEEEFAKGNKFLEIIFGESQGYNNIIRPMESIKQDFVNGQSDFEKEKLLAYKYYRPTSKEDIRNEDVEVEEEEITDFSNAITGGIKEEVAAVIENQFEISRPEEESIRVLLGSSKGKDIYWEFGNKGLGNRHLLISGKSGQGKTYFIQCLLLELSRKGVPSIIFDYTDGFKSSKLEPEFKEIMGDNLKQFIVAKDKFPINPFKKNQKELDEDLYIDEDSIDIAERIKSVLGSVYKQLGIQQLNAIYQATISGLYKHGDKMNFISLRDELEEDNSGSSKSAIGQLNPLIDKNPFDNTKEFNWKDILDSDGKVFIIQLTGFTRDVQLIITELILWDLWYFTVQNGSKDKPFSVILDEAQNLDFGDNSPYTRILTEGRKFGWSGWFATQFIKGQMSTSEINRLQNAAHKIYFAPPDEEISSIANTLSTNADEKKDLERGLMRLQKGECISYGPCKTLNSTLRNSIEKVKISSLKDRTL; encoded by the coding sequence ATGTCAAAAGAATTTTATAATTATTTAGCTAAAAAGGTAATACAGTATTTTAACTTAGTAGGGGTTAAAAATGGAGAGAGATTTGATATACAATTTGAAAGAGAAGATGAAGTTAGAGCATTATATGATGAGATAAAAATTGTTGGAGAAACTAATATTTTTAGTTATAAGGCGGCAGAAGATGTTGAAGAATACAAAACCATTAGTTTCAAAGTGTCAGATATTGATATCATAGTTGCTGCTACTATTGATGGAATTCAACCTGATTATCTAACCAAACTTAGAAATGAAGTTAGTTCTAATGAAGATGATAAATTTAGAAATACTGCCATTATATTTATTCATAATACTACATTAGATAGTATTATTGGTGGGGCAACTAGCTTTAGAAAAGAAGGAATGCCATTTCACATAGTATCAATTACAAATGATATAAAAAAAGATTTGGAGAAAAGTGAATTAACATCTGGTCAAAAAAATATAGTTAATTTTGAATTGGAAAAGAATAATTCTTCAAATGATGAAGTGACGTCCTTATTGCAATTCGAGGAATTATTGAAAGTAATAAATAAAGGCTTTATAGATAAAGCAGAGTATAAAAACTTTGGTCTTTTTTTTGATAATCAATTAGAGAATTTTAGCGGAAATGAAGTTGAAACTAGAATAAAACAAAATGCTGAAATTTTTAGTAAGGTTGACTCTATACATAAGTTTCAAGGGGATGCTCCAACAGCTTTAGAAAAATTTTTGGATGAAAAGGGTGTAGATTTACTAAGTGATCCAAAAACATGGGAAGATCTAGATTTTTCTACAATAAAGGCATCTATTGAAAATAAAAAGAAAACTAAAAAGGTTCAGTTTGAAGGATATGATCTTTTTAATATTGAACAAGAAAATTTTTGGGATAAGCCTAATAGAGAAACTGTTGCAGGAAATAGAAAGAGAAGGATAATTATATTTAATCCTAATAATGAAACGAAATTGCAGTTTTCGATTAAATTTGACGAAAGAATATCTCAAAAGGAAATTTCTGTAGATAAAAATCAAGAGGCCACAGTTAAAGCTTCTGGAAAAAAAATAATAGTAGAAATAGAACATGAAATTGGTAAAGTCTCTTTTAATACTATAAAATTAAAGGCCAGTGAAAACTATGAATTTAAGATAGTTATTATAGACTTAATAAATAATATCTTTAAAGATACTGAAATACAAACAGCTTTTAACATAGGTAAGGTAGATAAGGAGAATGTAATTACTTTAAATACTAAGAGTGATGTATTAACTCTTAATACATATGAAGTTTCCATAGAAAACTATGAAATTAAAGAAAATAGAGAAGATATATACATTGAATCACTTGAGTCAAAAATAGTTATTTTAAATGACGTAGATATAGATGAAAATACGGATTTTATTAGAGTAAATGTAAATATTCAAGGAGTATGTATTCCACTTGCAATCAAGGATGAAGGACATGTCACTGTTCCTATTGGGGGATATAATGTATGGATTCAAAAAAGGGAAGAAAGAAAAGATTTTAAATATATTGATAGTAAACTAGTTCAAGGTAGTAGGACTTATTATCCTAAAGAGGATTTAAAGGTTAATTTAAAAAGAGAAGAACAATTTATTAATGAGGGCTCATTATTTTTTGTTGAGAAAAATAGTGAATTGTATGGAGAAAACTTGGAAGTTCCAGGCTCATTAAAAGAAGCATATGCATCTTTAATTAATTACTATAAAGTAAATAGATTGCTTCCAAGCTTAGCTTATTATAATGAAGAATTATCGCAATTAGCATTTGAATATGTCAATGAATATTTAAATACTATAGATAAACTAGAAGAAGGCGGGGATGTAAAAAGCATCCATAGGGATTTGGTTAAAGTAGGAACTATAAAAGTAGAAAATGGAGAAAATCAAATTTTACTTACACCGTTACATCCTATAAATGTAATGTATCAAATAGAAATACAGAAGCAAATTGGTAGTGAAAGATTACATGAAAGGTTGGCAAAAAAATTAGAGTCATTATATTTATTACCGTATATTGCAGAATATAAAACACTTTATAAACCTATAGAACAAAATCATTCAAAAGAATGGAAGTATTACGTCAAAAATGATACCTTAAAATATAAAAGCTCAAGAAAATTTGTAGCAAAGTTAGTTAAAGAAAAAATTGAAGAATTCGTTCAACATTTTTCATATTTGTTTGAATTTTCTTCTAAATCACCTATTAAAATAAATCTAATAAATACTGGTGATTCAAAAGAGGTTCTTCAAGGGATTATTGCTTATTATATTTCTGAACTTAAAAAAAATATTAAAATTAATGACCTAAAGGAAATATGTATTAATATCTATTCAGAGGAAGATACAAATGTATTTGAAGAGTTATCTTTTTTTCAGACCGTTGATGAAGTTGAAAATAATCTGAAATTAAATTTAGAACCATTAGGAATTGGCAAGAACTATTTAAAAGAAGATATATTATCGATTTGTAGAGAAAAAATAAAGTTCTATAGAAAAGACATTAATAGTGATAGGTATGAATATTGCCATATTACATTTTATGAAATGGACCAAAATTTAGATGAAAAAGATAGCAAAATGAATGCTATGATTACAGGAGTATCATTAAACGGGATTATTTCAGGTGTTCCATCTAAGTTTATAAATGATACATATAGAACTGGTTTTGGGAATAGATATATGGATAACTCAGAAAAAAATTTACTTTTAAGGGTAGCCACTGGTTTAAATTCTTTGTATAGAACTGTTCAAAATGAAGTCTCTTATACAAAACTTGAGTGTAGGACAACTATTATCTCTGAACAAGATAATGAAAAGCTAGATAAAATATATAACTCATCTAATTGGGTAACTTTTATAGAGCCGAAGGTAGACTTAAAATTCTTTAAAGACAATGCTGTAGACAAAGGCTTACTTATTATACATTATAGTGATCAATATACAAGTTCAAGTGGATACGATTCTATAACAGTTACAAGAAAATCTGAGCAATATGAATTAATTATAAAAGAATTTCTGGAAGATAAAGAAGTTAATATTACGCAGGATTCTGTAGTTGACGTAATTAATTGTTTCAATGCTGTCAATGGGGATTGGTTACTAAGATTAATATCAAGTAATGGACAATTTCCAAAAGAAAAGATAAGTATTATTTCAGCTATAAAACTAAGCATGGCATATTTCTATCATAAAGATATAATATGGATTCCTATTTCACTTGAAGAGGTTCTAAGAGTATCTAAAGGCGCAGGACTGAGTGGATCAGATGGGTTATTTTCTGTTAAAAATTTAAAAGGCGAAGGACAATATTCTGATGACTTACTGTTAATAGGTATTGAAGTGTGCAATGAAAATTTAAAAGTGCATTATTATCCTATAGAAGTAAAGATAGGGGATAATTCAAGTACTGTAATTAAAAAGGCTAAAAAGCAAGCCTATAAGACTAGAAATTATCTTGAAAAACATCTTATCGAAGTAGATGATGAAGACGAGACTAGAAGGTTTGGTAAAAAGATGTATAGGAATTTTATGATGCAGTTAGCTATAGTAAGTGCAGAAAAAATGAAGCTTTATAATATATGGGAAGAACAAAATTGGAATTTAATAATTGATTCAGATACAAGAAAAAAATTACTCAATGATGACTATAAAATTGTTAATGATTTAGATGAACTAATAGGTAGAGGTGCTGTTATGTCCTTTAAAAAAGGAATAACATTTAATGATGAAGCGAAAGAAATTGAAGTAACTAAAGAAGAGCTAGGGGCAGAATATGATGAAGAAGAATTTGCAAAGGGAAATAAATTTTTGGAAATTATTTTCGGGGAATCACAAGGCTATAATAATATAATTAGACCTATGGAGAGTATTAAACAGGATTTTGTAAATGGACAAAGTGATTTTGAAAAAGAAAAATTGTTGGCATATAAATATTACAGGCCTACTAGTAAAGAAGATATTAGAAATGAAGATGTTGAAGTTGAAGAAGAAGAGATTACTGATTTTAGTAATGCAATTACAGGTGGTATTAAAGAAGAGGTTGCAGCAGTTATTGAAAATCAATTTGAAATTAGTAGACCAGAAGAAGAAAGTATAAGAGTATTACTAGGATCTAGTAAAGGTAAAGATATTTATTGGGAGTTTGGAAATAAGGGTTTAGGAAATAGGCATTTATTGATATCTGGGAAATCGGGCCAAGGTAAAACTTATTTTATTCAATGTTTATTGTTAGAATTATCACGAAAAGGAGTTCCAAGTATAATATTTGACTATACTGATGGGTTTAAAAGTTCTAAGTTAGAGCCTGAATTTAAAGAAATTATGGGAGATAATTTGAAACAATTTATAGTTGCCAAAGATAAGTTTCCGATCAATCCATTTAAGAAAAACCAGAAAGAGCTAGATGAAGATCTTTATATTGATGAAGATAGCATTGATATAGCAGAAAGAATAAAATCTGTATTAGGATCAGTATATAAACAATTAGGAATACAACAATTAAATGCTATATATCAAGCAACAATTAGTGGTTTATATAAACATGGGGATAAAATGAATTTTATATCTCTTAGAGATGAATTAGAAGAAGATAATAGTGGGTCTTCTAAATCAGCAATAGGTCAGCTAAATCCTTTAATAGATAAAAATCCTTTTGATAATACAAAAGAATTTAATTGGAAAGATATATTAGATAGTGATGGAAAAGTATTTATAATTCAACTAACAGGTTTTACAAGAGATGTTCAATTAATTATAACTGAATTAATTTTATGGGATCTATGGTATTTTACTGTTCAAAATGGAAGTAAGGATAAGCCATTCTCGGTAATCCTAGATGAAGCACAAAATTTGGATTTTGGAGATAATTCACCATATACTAGGATTTTAACAGAAGGAAGAAAATTTGGATGGTCAGGATGGTTTGCAACTCAATTTATTAAAGGACAAATGAGTACTAGTGAAATTAATAGATTACAAAATGCTGCACATAAAATATATTTTGCACCACCTGATGAAGAAATATCTAGTATTGCAAATACGTTATCAACCAATGCTGATGAAAAGAAAGATTTAGAACGAGGGCTTATGAGATTGCAAAAGGGAGAATGTATATCGTATGGCCCATGCAAAACTTTAAATAGTACATTAAGAAATTCTATAGAAAAGGTAAAAATTTCATCGTTGAAAGATAGGACATTATAA
- a CDS encoding DGQHR domain-containing protein yields the protein MKITVIKDEWNNKACYVGFIQFEDIGKIIDATQDQAMNRLVKEKRVDNISTYIQKEKKKCFFPPVVLNCRKRLVFKEINNNVCEIDIEKKSLTIIDGQHRINAINKAMGTCNEIKNNNLPFILIENIEEQEHRNLFNLINENSVNVESTVSARFDISKENLFGLRFVHEEMEHGQINIKDLIEWEAKQSTDKVCYLFITQVNKKFINHMHTTDDEEIYSILKLFWITYFNKIINLTGCAKKFYVKKVTLMAICKHILDNSTLMEELEEKITKAIEELILDEFKNEYKDGYTQSNNTYNNIIEFLKNEKECISDKEKIAI from the coding sequence ATGAAGATTACTGTAATAAAAGATGAATGGAATAATAAAGCATGTTATGTAGGTTTCATACAATTTGAGGACATTGGTAAGATTATTGATGCAACTCAAGATCAGGCAATGAATAGATTAGTAAAGGAAAAAAGAGTAGATAATATTTCTACATACATACAAAAAGAAAAGAAAAAATGCTTTTTTCCACCAGTGGTGCTAAACTGTAGAAAAAGATTAGTCTTTAAAGAAATTAATAATAATGTATGTGAAATCGATATAGAAAAAAAATCATTAACTATTATAGATGGACAACATAGAATAAATGCTATTAACAAAGCTATGGGGACTTGTAATGAAATTAAGAATAATAATTTGCCATTTATATTAATTGAAAATATAGAAGAACAAGAACATAGAAATTTGTTTAATTTAATAAATGAAAACTCAGTAAATGTAGAATCAACCGTTTCAGCTCGATTCGATATAAGTAAAGAAAATTTATTTGGATTAAGATTTGTTCATGAAGAAATGGAACATGGGCAAATAAATATAAAAGATTTGATTGAATGGGAAGCCAAACAATCAACGGATAAGGTATGTTATTTATTTATAACTCAAGTTAATAAAAAATTTATAAATCATATGCACACTACTGATGATGAAGAAATTTACAGCATATTAAAGTTGTTTTGGATTACATATTTTAATAAAATTATTAATTTAACAGGATGTGCAAAAAAGTTTTATGTTAAAAAAGTTACTTTAATGGCTATATGCAAACATATTTTAGATAATTCTACCTTAATGGAAGAATTAGAAGAAAAGATAACAAAAGCAATAGAAGAGTTAATATTAGATGAATTTAAGAACGAATATAAAGACGGATATACTCAATCTAATAACACATATAATAATATTATTGAATTTTTAAAGAATGAAAAAGAATGTATAAGCGATAAAGAAAAAATAGCAATTTAG
- a CDS encoding cysteine desulfurase family protein yields the protein MIYLDNSATTPIDPEVLDAMLPFLKEEYGNPSSRHYTLAVNAEKAVEEAREKVAALINSKPEEVIFTGGASESNNFIIKGVADYKRFYENKGNHIITSTVEHKSVLQTCKFLNGEVFDNRSKSNAVSKFVKLKNTSKKIDRGFDVTFLKVNEFAQVSEKDFKNSITEKSILSSFVWGNNEIGSLNPIENLCSIAKEKNILFHSDATQVLGKINIDVCEIPVDFLSFSAHKLYGPKGVGATFIRKNSYTHNPITALIHGGQQEYGYRAGTHSVHNIVGFGKACEIAKRDMDEYMKKIVLLETEVKNLLNEKYPGIEFLGDENNKIPGVIGMIIPGIINEMFIKDLSDRIAISAGSACGISEPSYVIDEIGKKSVSSQFIRLTLSKYSSISNLIF from the coding sequence ATGATTTATCTTGATAATAGTGCTACTACACCTATTGACCCTGAAGTTTTAGATGCTATGCTTCCCTTTTTAAAAGAGGAGTATGGCAATCCTTCTAGTAGACATTATACTTTAGCTGTTAATGCTGAGAAAGCTGTTGAAGAAGCACGTGAAAAAGTTGCTGCTTTAATAAATTCGAAGCCTGAGGAAGTGATATTTACTGGAGGTGCTTCAGAAAGTAATAATTTTATTATTAAAGGTGTAGCAGATTATAAAAGATTTTATGAAAATAAAGGAAACCATATAATAACATCTACTGTTGAGCATAAATCTGTTCTTCAAACTTGTAAATTTTTAAATGGAGAAGTATTTGATAACAGAAGTAAAAGTAATGCTGTAAGCAAATTTGTAAAGCTAAAAAATACTTCAAAAAAAATAGACAGAGGTTTTGATGTTACTTTCCTTAAAGTGAATGAGTTTGCTCAAGTTAGTGAAAAAGATTTTAAAAACTCTATTACTGAAAAAAGTATTTTATCTTCTTTTGTTTGGGGAAATAATGAAATAGGTTCTTTAAATCCAATTGAAAATTTATGTTCTATAGCAAAAGAAAAAAATATATTATTTCATTCTGATGCTACTCAAGTTCTTGGTAAAATCAATATAGATGTATGCGAAATACCAGTAGATTTTCTATCCTTTTCAGCCCATAAGCTTTATGGTCCTAAAGGTGTTGGTGCTACCTTTATACGAAAAAATAGCTACACACATAATCCTATAACCGCTTTGATCCATGGTGGACAGCAAGAATATGGATATAGAGCCGGTACTCATTCTGTTCATAATATTGTTGGTTTTGGTAAAGCTTGTGAAATAGCTAAAAGAGATATGGACGAATATATGAAAAAAATAGTTCTTTTAGAAACTGAAGTGAAAAATTTACTTAATGAAAAATATCCTGGTATTGAATTTTTAGGTGATGAAAATAATAAGATTCCTGGAGTTATTGGTATGATTATTCCTGGTATAATTAATGAGATGTTTATTAAGGATTTATCTGATAGAATAGCTATTTCTGCTGGTTCTGCTTGTGGAATTAGTGAACCATCTTATGTTATAGATGAGATTGGTAAAAAATCTGTTAGTTCACAATTTATACGCTTGACCTTATCTAAGTATTCTTCCATATCAAATCTTATATTTTAG
- a CDS encoding DndE family protein — MGFRLKTAKNTKEIFEEISSSSKLKPFALCKIAISLSLRDSNSIDDFEDTDTNGLELQRSTVTGEFDTIYKALIEMNLQRHLTDDEYYPVYTKKHIDKGAQLLSKLYDYSGGNLEKFLKHVAIKGDVSL; from the coding sequence ATGGGATTTAGATTAAAAACAGCAAAGAATACTAAAGAAATTTTTGAAGAAATAAGCTCTAGTAGCAAACTTAAACCTTTTGCACTATGCAAAATTGCTATATCATTATCTCTTAGAGATTCAAATTCTATTGACGATTTTGAAGATACAGACACAAATGGACTAGAGCTACAGAGATCTACTGTTACTGGTGAATTTGACACTATATATAAGGCTTTAATAGAAATGAACTTACAAAGACATTTAACTGATGATGAGTATTATCCTGTCTATACCAAAAAACATATAGATAAAGGTGCTCAATTACTATCTAAACTATATGATTATTCTGGAGGAAATCTTGAGAAATTTTTAAAACATGTTGCAATTAAAGGAGATGTATCCCTATGA
- a CDS encoding AAA family ATPase: MIINSIKMKNFRSYEDETEFSFTPLENKNIILIGGENGSGKSTLFEAIKLCIYGPSSYGYLGINPTYLDKIKNNINNNAFKNETVDCNLSVTLTFFEGTKTNKYILNRNWIYANKKIVESFEVFKNDILLTEDEVEFFNKYLQSNIPRSLFDFFFFDGEELSEFFNGKNSSNNLKESVLQLFNYDTFNVLKKHLLSFQRQITKQNGSLADVETQYDETLKNLNSIQYNIKSIKTKILKKKDSLNTLIMEKSLLEKDFKTSGGILENEEKAINSKILSLENERTSINQYIKDYCNEILPFLLITDLLKDTMSQIEKENSISSYKSIKNKLSGYVIGKSLSSHNISEIDENKYNELAVTILNNMFDTKELSMVRELLMLSSEQQNNVLSTLNNIIDGEKELKSKLLDNYNRLKEIAQDIKTQRDKLNSSITGDFVNNYLKNISNITDKIHSTENEIISLNYDLDSYLEKEKTAIYKYNRAKNTYTSSMQDDNILNLSSKVVDYLDTLLSKLAKDKLKLIENNFIEIFSTIIRKSDYVSSIVIDSNFESTLYVSKNYSTLEILNIINNLGVKDIVKKYGLKFIEDLLLKYNAKSFDEFFDLFNINPSFDNISLRTKVNVNDFSKGEKQIYILCLIWALIKSSKIEIPFIIDTPYARVDETHRKSLTINYLPNISKQVILLSTNEEIDSNLYEIIKPYTCHEYLLLYNEEERKTEVKKGYFEV, translated from the coding sequence ATGATAATTAATAGTATAAAAATGAAAAACTTTAGATCCTATGAAGATGAAACTGAATTTTCTTTTACTCCTTTGGAGAATAAAAATATTATTTTAATAGGTGGAGAAAATGGTTCTGGTAAATCTACTCTATTTGAAGCTATTAAGCTTTGTATTTACGGACCTAGCAGTTATGGATACTTAGGAATTAATCCTACCTACTTAGATAAGATTAAGAATAATATAAATAATAATGCTTTTAAAAATGAAACCGTTGACTGCAATCTTTCAGTTACTTTGACTTTCTTTGAAGGAACCAAAACAAATAAATATATCCTTAATAGAAATTGGATATATGCTAACAAAAAAATAGTAGAGAGCTTTGAAGTTTTTAAAAATGATATATTATTAACTGAAGATGAAGTTGAATTTTTTAATAAATATCTTCAATCAAATATTCCGCGTTCTCTATTTGATTTTTTCTTTTTTGATGGTGAAGAACTTAGTGAATTCTTCAATGGTAAAAATTCATCAAATAACTTGAAAGAATCTGTATTACAATTATTTAATTATGATACTTTTAATGTTTTAAAGAAACACCTTCTATCTTTTCAAAGGCAAATTACTAAACAAAATGGTAGTCTTGCTGATGTTGAAACTCAATATGATGAAACATTAAAAAACTTAAACAGCATTCAATATAACATTAAAAGCATAAAAACAAAAATATTAAAAAAGAAAGATAGTCTCAATACCTTAATTATGGAAAAGAGTTTATTAGAAAAAGATTTTAAAACTTCTGGAGGGATACTAGAAAACGAAGAAAAGGCTATAAATTCTAAGATACTCTCTCTTGAAAACGAAAGAACGTCTATTAATCAGTATATTAAGGATTATTGTAATGAAATATTACCTTTTCTATTAATTACTGATTTATTAAAAGATACAATGAGCCAAATTGAAAAAGAAAACTCTATTTCTTCTTATAAAAGCATTAAAAATAAACTTTCAGGTTATGTTATCGGCAAATCACTTTCTTCTCATAATATATCAGAAATTGATGAAAATAAGTATAATGAACTTGCAGTTACAATCCTGAACAACATGTTCGATACAAAGGAGCTTTCTATGGTAAGAGAATTATTGATGCTATCCTCTGAACAACAAAATAATGTGCTATCTACTCTTAATAACATAATTGATGGTGAAAAAGAATTAAAAAGCAAATTACTTGATAACTATAATAGACTTAAAGAAATAGCTCAAGATATTAAAACTCAAAGAGATAAGCTTAATTCTTCAATTACAGGTGACTTTGTAAACAATTACTTGAAAAATATAAGCAATATAACTGATAAAATTCATTCTACTGAAAATGAAATAATATCTTTAAATTATGATCTTGATTCTTATTTAGAAAAAGAAAAAACGGCAATTTATAAATATAACAGAGCTAAAAATACTTATACTTCTTCTATGCAAGATGATAATATTTTAAATCTTTCATCTAAAGTAGTTGACTATCTCGATACTTTACTAAGTAAATTAGCTAAGGATAAATTAAAGTTAATAGAAAACAATTTCATAGAAATTTTTAGTACTATAATAAGAAAAAGTGATTATGTATCTAGTATTGTTATTGACTCTAATTTCGAATCTACTCTTTATGTTTCAAAAAATTATAGCACATTAGAGATTTTAAATATTATTAATAACCTAGGGGTCAAGGATATTGTTAAAAAATATGGTTTAAAATTTATAGAAGATCTTTTATTAAAATATAATGCTAAGTCTTTCGATGAATTTTTTGATTTATTTAATATTAACCCATCATTTGATAATATAAGTTTAAGAACAAAAGTTAATGTTAATGACTTCTCTAAAGGCGAAAAACAAATATATATACTTTGTTTAATTTGGGCGTTAATAAAAAGCTCTAAAATAGAAATACCATTTATAATTGATACCCCTTATGCTAGAGTAGATGAAACTCATAGAAAATCATTAACAATTAACTATCTTCCAAATATAAGTAAGCAAGTTATTCTTCTATCTACCAATGAAGAGATTGATTCTAATCTTTATGAAATTATTAAGCCTTATACTTGTCATGAATACTTACTGCTTTATAATGAAGAAGAAAGAAAGACTGAAGTTAAAAAAGGATATTTTGAGGTGTAA